In Labrus bergylta chromosome 1, fLabBer1.1, whole genome shotgun sequence, one genomic interval encodes:
- the LOC110003577 gene encoding equilibrative nucleoside transporter 2-like isoform X1: protein MVFPVGFRLSLKRTRAFSLSLIKPIPSRAVPGPPAATLRNNTMSMEKKQTAPADRGHAVGVIVFVLGVGTLLPWNFFITASQYFNGRLRAPNNTSNATLEGATKDYKYDSWMALLSQLPLLLFTLLNSFLHQRVKERFRVAFSLVLIFLLFSLTAGLVQVAMEPDTFFSVTMATIWFINMCGAVLQGSLFGVVGLFPLQYSTLFMSGQGLAGIFAALAMLFSILSNADENSAALGYFITPCLATLMTLLCYLLLPHLKFADFYLNRRQSERVEVMQTLLSSTEKKPLNQTAKDLEASGTVPDTDQNQDRSSVFAVFKKIWRMALCVTLVFAVTLSVFPVITVRVQSVYTDNEAWKKVFTCVCCFIVFNAMDLVGRGTPSLVQWPSQESVLFPVAVASRLVFIPLLMLCNVHNSKLPVLFSHDVAFIIIMALFSFSNGYLASLCMAYAPQLVRCRDCETAGSLMTFFLVLGLALGAGSSFFLGMLV from the exons ATGGTATTTCCTGTCGGCTTCCGCCTTTCATTGAAACGCACCCGCGCCTTTTCCCTTTCACTCATCAAACCGATTCCGAGCCGAGCAGTCCCCGGCCCACCTGCTGCGACCCTCAG AAACAACACGATGTCAATGGAGAAGAAGCAGACTGCGCCGGCTGACAG AGGTCATGCTGTCGGCGTCATCGTCTTCGTGCTCGGCGTGGGGACGCTGCTGCCCTGGAACTTCTTCATCACGGCCTCTCAG TATTTCAACGGGCGCCTCCGAGCGCCGAACAACACGTCCAATGCCACGCTGGAGGGAGCGACTAAAGACTACAAGTATGACAGCTGGATGGCCTTGCTTTCCCAGCTGCCCctgctgctgttcaccctgCTCAACTCCTTCCTGCATCAGAG ggtGAAAGAGCGTTTCCGTGTGGCCTTCAGCCTtgtcctcatcttcctcctcttctccctcaccGCCGGCCTGGTCCAGGTCGCCATGGAGCCGGACACCTTCTTTTccgtcaccatggcaaccatcTGGTTCATCAACA tgtgtggaGCCGTGCTGCAGGGCTCTCTCTTCGGGGTGGTTGGTCTGTTTCCTCTTCAGTACAGCACCCTGTTTATGAGCGGTCAGGGTCTGGCCGGGATCTTCGCCGCTCTCGCCATGCTCTTCTCCATCTTAA GTAACGCAGATGAAAACTCGGCAGCGTTGGGATACTTCATCACTCCCTGTCTGGCCACTTTGATGACTCTGCTGTGTTACCTGCTTCTGCCACACCTG AAGTTTGCTGATTTCTACCTGAACAGACGTCAGTCTGAAAGAGTGGAGGTGATGCAGACACTCCTCAGCAGCACAG agaaGAAACCCTTAAACCAGACCGCCAAAGACCTGGAGGCCAGCGGGACGGTCCCAGACACGGACCAGAATCAGGACCGCTCGTCTGTCTTTGCTGTctttaaaaag ATCTGGCGGATGGCGCTGTGTGTGACCTTGGTGTTCGCCGTCACTCTGTCGGTGTTTCCTGTGATCACGGTCCGAGTTCAGAGCGTCTACACGGACAACGAAGCGTGGA AAAaagtcttcacctgtgtctgctGTTTCATCGTCTTCAACGCCATGGACCTGGTGGGACGCGGCACCCCGTCTCTCGTCCAATGG CCCTCGCAGGAGAGCGTTCTGTTTCCCGTGGCGGTGGCGTCTCGTCTGGTTTTCATCCCTCTGCTGATGCTGTGTAACGTCCACAACTCCAAGCTCCCCGTCCTCTTCAGTCACGACGTcgccttcatcatcatcatggcgCTGTTCTCCTTCTCTAACGGATACTTGGCGTCCCTCTGCATGGCCTACGCTCCACA GTTGGTGCGGTGCAGAGACTGCGAGACAGCTGGCTCCCTGATGACCTTCTTCCTGGTTCTGGGTCTGGCACTGGGAGCTGGATCCTCCTTCTTTCTGGGGATGCtggtctaa
- the LOC110003577 gene encoding equilibrative nucleoside transporter 2-like isoform X2, whose translation MSMEKKQTAPADRGHAVGVIVFVLGVGTLLPWNFFITASQYFNGRLRAPNNTSNATLEGATKDYKYDSWMALLSQLPLLLFTLLNSFLHQRVKERFRVAFSLVLIFLLFSLTAGLVQVAMEPDTFFSVTMATIWFINMCGAVLQGSLFGVVGLFPLQYSTLFMSGQGLAGIFAALAMLFSILSNADENSAALGYFITPCLATLMTLLCYLLLPHLKFADFYLNRRQSERVEVMQTLLSSTEKKPLNQTAKDLEASGTVPDTDQNQDRSSVFAVFKKIWRMALCVTLVFAVTLSVFPVITVRVQSVYTDNEAWKKVFTCVCCFIVFNAMDLVGRGTPSLVQWPSQESVLFPVAVASRLVFIPLLMLCNVHNSKLPVLFSHDVAFIIIMALFSFSNGYLASLCMAYAPQLVRCRDCETAGSLMTFFLVLGLALGAGSSFFLGMLV comes from the exons ATGTCAATGGAGAAGAAGCAGACTGCGCCGGCTGACAG AGGTCATGCTGTCGGCGTCATCGTCTTCGTGCTCGGCGTGGGGACGCTGCTGCCCTGGAACTTCTTCATCACGGCCTCTCAG TATTTCAACGGGCGCCTCCGAGCGCCGAACAACACGTCCAATGCCACGCTGGAGGGAGCGACTAAAGACTACAAGTATGACAGCTGGATGGCCTTGCTTTCCCAGCTGCCCctgctgctgttcaccctgCTCAACTCCTTCCTGCATCAGAG ggtGAAAGAGCGTTTCCGTGTGGCCTTCAGCCTtgtcctcatcttcctcctcttctccctcaccGCCGGCCTGGTCCAGGTCGCCATGGAGCCGGACACCTTCTTTTccgtcaccatggcaaccatcTGGTTCATCAACA tgtgtggaGCCGTGCTGCAGGGCTCTCTCTTCGGGGTGGTTGGTCTGTTTCCTCTTCAGTACAGCACCCTGTTTATGAGCGGTCAGGGTCTGGCCGGGATCTTCGCCGCTCTCGCCATGCTCTTCTCCATCTTAA GTAACGCAGATGAAAACTCGGCAGCGTTGGGATACTTCATCACTCCCTGTCTGGCCACTTTGATGACTCTGCTGTGTTACCTGCTTCTGCCACACCTG AAGTTTGCTGATTTCTACCTGAACAGACGTCAGTCTGAAAGAGTGGAGGTGATGCAGACACTCCTCAGCAGCACAG agaaGAAACCCTTAAACCAGACCGCCAAAGACCTGGAGGCCAGCGGGACGGTCCCAGACACGGACCAGAATCAGGACCGCTCGTCTGTCTTTGCTGTctttaaaaag ATCTGGCGGATGGCGCTGTGTGTGACCTTGGTGTTCGCCGTCACTCTGTCGGTGTTTCCTGTGATCACGGTCCGAGTTCAGAGCGTCTACACGGACAACGAAGCGTGGA AAAaagtcttcacctgtgtctgctGTTTCATCGTCTTCAACGCCATGGACCTGGTGGGACGCGGCACCCCGTCTCTCGTCCAATGG CCCTCGCAGGAGAGCGTTCTGTTTCCCGTGGCGGTGGCGTCTCGTCTGGTTTTCATCCCTCTGCTGATGCTGTGTAACGTCCACAACTCCAAGCTCCCCGTCCTCTTCAGTCACGACGTcgccttcatcatcatcatggcgCTGTTCTCCTTCTCTAACGGATACTTGGCGTCCCTCTGCATGGCCTACGCTCCACA GTTGGTGCGGTGCAGAGACTGCGAGACAGCTGGCTCCCTGATGACCTTCTTCCTGGTTCTGGGTCTGGCACTGGGAGCTGGATCCTCCTTCTTTCTGGGGATGCtggtctaa
- the LOC110003578 gene encoding LOW QUALITY PROTEIN: galectin-related protein (The sequence of the model RefSeq protein was modified relative to this genomic sequence to represent the inferred CDS: deleted 1 base in 1 codon), with product MAETHRKKWVFPQRPATEGNRGSERDAHRSLAVPFRGHISGGMCPGKKVVLVGVVASRPDRFYVALTCGRGAAGEPPPDVALELCVRFRDRQVLRRACVGGAWGDMDRALPFFPFIRDQPFKMELHCEHARFRVFVDGQKLFDFSHRLTSLEGIDTLWIKGSLTITKLA from the exons ATggctgaaacacacaggaag AAATGGGTTTTCCCTCAAAGACCGGCGACTGAAGGAAACAGAGGCTCGGAGAGAGACGCTCACAGAAGTCTG gcggTTCCCTTCAGAGGTCACATCAGCGGTGGGATGTGTCCGGGGAAGAAGGTGGTGCTAGTGGGCGTGGTCGCATCCCGTCCTGACAG GTTTTATGTAGCTCTGACGTGTGGGCGCGGGGCAGCCGGGGAGCCCCCCCCCGACGTGGCCCTGGAGCTGTGCGTACGCTTCAGGGACAGACAGGTCCTGAGGAGAGCCTGTGTG GGGGGGGCGTGGGGGGACATGGACAGAGCCCTGCCTTTCTTCCCCTTCATCAGAGACCAGCCCTTCAAG ATGGAGCTTCACTGTGAACACGCTCGCTTCCGAGTGTTTGTGGACGGACAGAAGCTGTTTGATTTCTCCCACAGACTGACGTCACTCGAAGGAATCGACACGTTGTGGATCAAAGGCAGCCTCACCATCACTAAACTGGCATAA